The following are encoded in a window of Pan troglodytes isolate AG18354 chromosome 4, NHGRI_mPanTro3-v2.0_pri, whole genome shotgun sequence genomic DNA:
- the TMEM267 gene encoding transmembrane protein 267 isoform X1: protein MASETEKTHALLQTCSTESLISSLGLGAFCLVADRLLQFSTIQQNDWLRALSDNAVHCVIGMWSWAVVIGIKKKTDFGEIILAGFLASVIDVDHFFLAGSMSLKAALTLPRRPFLHCSTVIPVVVLTLKFTMHLFKLKDSWCFLPWMLFISWTSHHIRDGIRHGLWICPFGKTSPLPFWLYVIITSSLPHICSFVMYLTGTRQMMSSKHGVRIDV, encoded by the exons ATGGCATCCGAGACTGAAAAGACCCATGCTTTACTGCAGACTTGTAGCACCGAATCTCTTATTTCCAGCCTTGGTCTGGGGGCATTTTGCCTTGTAGCTGACAGACTTCTTCAGTTTTCCACAATTCAGCAAAATGACTGGCTTCGTGCTCTCTCAGATAATGCAGTACATTGTGTAATTGGCATGTGGTCATGGGCGGTAGTCATTGGAATCAAGAAGAAGACTGACTTTGGAGAAATCATTTTAGCTGGATTTTTAGCCTCTGTTATTGATGTAGACCACTTTTTTCTAGCTGGATCCATGTCTTTAAAG GCTGCTTTGACTCTCCCGCGAAGACCTTTCCTTCACTGTTCTACTGTGATTCCCGTTGTGGTTCTGACCCTGAAATTTACTATGCACCTTTTCAAGCTCAAAGACTCATGGTGCTTTCTTCCCTGGATGTTATTTATATCCTGGACTTCACATCATATCCGAGATGGGATTCGTCATGGTTTGTGGATATGCCCATTTGGAAAAACTTCTCCTTTGCCATTCTGGCtttatgtaataatcacatcatctTTACCTCACATCTGTTCATTCGTTATGTATTTAACAGGAACCAGACAAATGATGTCTTCAAAACATGGAGTTCGTATTGATGTCTGA
- the TMEM267 gene encoding transmembrane protein 267 isoform X2 has protein sequence MHLFKLKDSWCFLPWMLFISWTSHHIRDGIRHGLWICPFGKTSPLPFWLYVIITSSLPHICSFVMYLTGTRQMMSSKHGVRIDV, from the coding sequence ATGCACCTTTTCAAGCTCAAAGACTCATGGTGCTTTCTTCCCTGGATGTTATTTATATCCTGGACTTCACATCATATCCGAGATGGGATTCGTCATGGTTTGTGGATATGCCCATTTGGAAAAACTTCTCCTTTGCCATTCTGGCtttatgtaataatcacatcatctTTACCTCACATCTGTTCATTCGTTATGTATTTAACAGGAACCAGACAAATGATGTCTTCAAAACATGGAGTTCGTATTGATGTCTGA